The Amblyomma americanum isolate KBUSLIRL-KWMA chromosome 5, ASM5285725v1, whole genome shotgun sequence genome window below encodes:
- the LOC144133103 gene encoding iris-like, whose product MDIIARFLRYLFWRTPAPPNRLREVLLNFSVELHKQQLQEQGGVSRDNVLSAPFALALALTAAHAGSRQATAAQIAKALHLPEELIEEVRQEFTDMTQRLADCGPDFRIHLANAIFADNGVDVPNDYCDLVETAYDGAVKQVDFKKDPNGARAVINAWVEEKTKCKVTDIIESGKIDSRTSLLLVNAMYFTGFWDSHFNPQYTALRPFHETKDKTSMVEMMYQRKNYKTSCCDKLEVDALEMPFVGKKLSMVILRPQKIDGLDRLEKKLTPELLASLLKSLGEDHDVEIYLPKFKLEHTSSFKGTLESLGLQDLFSDRADLSGVSKTPGVRVTGVEHKAVVEVDEDGVEGLFLTPLIMMCYAGVSFNYNVNRPFMFLIRSCDPDVILYIGSVRRF is encoded by the exons ATGGACATAATTGCCAG ATTCCTGAGGTACCTGTTCTGGAGGACCCCCGCGCCGCCCAATCGGCTGCGTGAGGTGCTGCTCAACTTCTCGGTGGAACTgcataagcagcagctgcaggaaCAGGGCGGCGTCTCCAGAGACAACGTGCTCAGTGCCCCATTCGCACTGGCGCTTGCCCTGACGGCAGCGCACGCCGGCAGCCGCCAGGCCACGGCGGCACAGATCGCCAAGGCCCTCCACCTCCCCGAGGAGCTCATCGAGGAG GTGCGCCAGGAGTTCACAGACATGACGCAGCGCCTGGCCGACTGCGGCCCGGACTTCCGCATCCACCTCGCCAACGCCATATTCGCCGACAACGGCGTCGACGTCCCCAATGACTACTGCGATCTCGTCGAAACCGCGTACGACGGCGCAGTCAAGCAGGTCGACTTCAAGAAGGACCCCAACGGCGCTCGGGCCGTCATCAACGCCTGGGTCGAGGAGAAGACCAAGTGCAAGGTTACCGACATCATCGAGTCCGGCAAGATCGACTCGCGCACCTCCTTGCTCCTGGTCAACGCCATGTACTTCACGGGCTTTTGGGACTCGCACTTCAACCCGCAGTACACCGCGCTCCGGCCTTTCCACGAGACCAAGGATAAGACCAGCATGGTCGAGATGATGTACCAGCGCAAGAACTACAAAACGAGCTGCTGTGACAAGCTCGAGGTAGACGCCCTGGAGATGCCGTTCGTGGGCAAGAAGCTGTCCATGGTCATCTTGCGACCACAGAAGATTGACGGCCTGGACCGTCTCGAAAAGAAGCTCACGCCAGAGCTGCTGGCCAGCCTGCTCAAGTCGCTCGGTGAGGACCACGACGTCGAGATCTACTTGCCCAAGTTCAAGCTCGAGCACACGTCCAGTTTCAAGGGCACCCTGGAGAGTCTGGGACTCCAGGACCTGTTCAGCGATCGCGCCGACctcagcggtgtcagcaagactCCAGGAGTGAGGGTCACCGGCGTCGAACACAAGGCCGTGGTCGAAGTGGACGAGGACGGCGTGGAAGGCCTCTTCCTCACACCGCTCATCATGATGTGCTACGCTGGCGTGAGCTTCAACTACAATGTCAACCGACCCTTCATGTTCCTCATCCGCAGCTGTGATCCGGACGTGATCCTGTACATTGGATCGGTGCGGCGTTTCTGA